One Gordonia sp. SID5947 genomic region harbors:
- a CDS encoding NAD(P)/FAD-dependent oxidoreductase, producing the protein MQNCEPTQTPDVDIAALHEKYLHERDKRLRSDGQAQYLEAEDDFAEFYEGDPHLPVVPRQPITDDIDVVILGGGFCGLITAHRLQQAGVSDFKIVELGGDFGGVWYWNRYPGIQIDSDAYCYLPLLEETGFMPKEKYSKGDECFEHAQRIGEHFDLYDHALFHTLVRSLEWDGEINRWQITSNRGDEIRARFVIMCQGPYNRPKLPGIPGIKDFKGHTFHTARWDYDYTGGDLHGGLDKIGDKRIAVIGTGSSGVQAIPHLARGAKHLTVFQRTPSYIFERANYPTDPEWVQSLEPGWRTARQRNFHNAAFAFYNPGEPDLICDGWTEVARNMAAKLNATENFEGWAALADPAKFMELKEIEDYRAMERLRQRVEQIVEDPDTAEKLKPYYRNMCKRPVFNDEYLPTFNRPNVTLVDVSDTKGVERITENGIVANGVEYEVDCIVFASGFEITTALDRQFDIKPFAGRDGVSLYDHWGKGFRTLHGVMAHGFPNHFATGFVQGGVTASTTLMFEQQADHISYIVAEALRRDVTYVEPTPEAEEGWVQTIREYSVDNSTFTMECTPGYYNSEGEPNGRSFLGDPFWGGFYELSDRLQAWRDTGELEGLVLDK; encoded by the coding sequence ATGCAGAACTGCGAACCCACGCAGACACCCGACGTCGACATCGCCGCCCTCCACGAGAAGTATCTCCACGAGCGCGACAAGCGTCTGCGCTCCGACGGCCAGGCTCAGTATCTCGAGGCCGAGGACGACTTCGCCGAGTTCTACGAGGGCGACCCGCATTTGCCGGTCGTACCGCGACAGCCGATCACCGACGATATCGACGTGGTGATCCTCGGCGGCGGATTCTGTGGTCTCATCACCGCACACCGGCTGCAACAGGCCGGTGTCTCCGACTTCAAGATCGTCGAGCTCGGCGGGGACTTCGGCGGCGTCTGGTACTGGAATCGCTACCCGGGAATCCAGATCGACTCGGACGCATACTGTTACCTGCCGCTGCTCGAGGAGACCGGCTTCATGCCGAAGGAGAAGTACTCCAAGGGTGACGAATGCTTCGAGCACGCCCAGCGAATCGGGGAACACTTCGATCTCTACGACCACGCTCTCTTCCACACCTTGGTCCGCTCCCTGGAATGGGACGGTGAGATCAACCGGTGGCAGATCACCTCCAACCGCGGCGACGAGATCCGCGCCCGCTTCGTGATCATGTGCCAGGGCCCCTACAACCGGCCGAAGCTGCCGGGCATCCCCGGCATCAAGGACTTCAAGGGCCATACCTTCCACACCGCGCGCTGGGACTACGACTACACCGGTGGCGACCTGCACGGTGGGCTGGACAAGATCGGCGACAAGCGCATCGCCGTCATCGGAACGGGCTCGAGCGGCGTACAGGCGATCCCGCACCTCGCGCGAGGAGCGAAACACCTCACCGTCTTCCAGCGCACACCGTCCTACATCTTCGAACGGGCCAACTACCCCACCGATCCGGAATGGGTCCAGAGCCTGGAACCCGGGTGGCGGACCGCACGGCAGCGCAACTTTCACAACGCCGCGTTCGCGTTCTACAACCCCGGTGAACCGGACCTCATCTGCGACGGGTGGACGGAGGTCGCCCGCAACATGGCAGCGAAGCTCAATGCGACCGAGAACTTCGAGGGCTGGGCCGCGCTGGCCGATCCCGCAAAGTTCATGGAACTCAAAGAGATCGAAGATTATCGGGCGATGGAACGGCTGCGTCAGCGGGTCGAACAGATCGTCGAGGACCCGGACACAGCGGAGAAGCTGAAGCCCTACTACCGCAACATGTGCAAGCGCCCCGTGTTCAACGACGAGTACCTGCCGACGTTCAACCGTCCGAACGTGACACTCGTCGACGTGTCGGATACCAAGGGCGTCGAACGGATAACGGAGAACGGGATCGTGGCGAACGGGGTCGAGTACGAGGTCGACTGCATCGTGTTCGCCAGCGGCTTCGAGATCACCACCGCACTGGACCGGCAGTTCGACATCAAGCCGTTCGCCGGCCGCGATGGCGTGTCGCTCTACGACCACTGGGGCAAGGGATTCCGCACTCTCCACGGTGTGATGGCGCACGGATTCCCGAATCACTTCGCCACCGGATTCGTGCAGGGCGGTGTCACCGCCTCCACCACGCTGATGTTCGAGCAGCAGGCCGATCACATCTCCTACATCGTCGCCGAGGCTCTCCGCCGGGATGTCACCTATGTGGAACCCACTCCCGAAGCCGAGGAGGGCTGGGTCCAGACCATCCGCGAATACTCGGTCGACAACAGCACCTTCACGATGGAATGCACCCCCGGCTACTACAACAGTGAGGGCGAGCCGAACGGCCGGTCGTTCCTGGGGGATCCGTTCTGGGGTGGCTTCTACGAGCTCAGCGATCGGCTGCAGGCGTGGCGCGACACCGGCGAACTCGAAGGCCTGGTGCTGGACAAGTGA
- a CDS encoding SDR family NAD(P)-dependent oxidoreductase — MSELRFDNRVAVITGAGRGLGRAYALLLASRGAKVVVNDPGSSISGEHTDSGPAADVVQEIRDAGGEAVACTESVATADGGRAIIDAAVDRFGGVDVLIHNAGNNRYASLSEMSYEDFDAVLDVHLRGAFHVVRPAFPLMCEAGYGRVVLTSSIGGIYGNKSVANYGAAKAGIIGLSNVAALEGYDHGVRSNVIIPAALTRLAEGLDTSAYPPMGPELTAPAVGWLAHESCSITGEMLVSIAGRVARAYISETEGVYQSAWSVDDVGERIEEIRDTTNSWLLPVVPAGHVDHITKSFALATEGSARVSQGL, encoded by the coding sequence ATGTCTGAACTCCGATTCGACAACAGGGTCGCGGTGATCACCGGCGCCGGCCGTGGACTGGGACGTGCATACGCCCTCCTGCTCGCTTCCCGTGGCGCCAAGGTCGTCGTCAACGATCCAGGAAGCAGCATCAGCGGTGAGCACACCGATTCCGGTCCGGCGGCCGACGTGGTCCAGGAGATCCGGGACGCGGGCGGCGAGGCGGTCGCCTGTACCGAGTCGGTGGCCACCGCCGATGGTGGACGTGCCATCATCGACGCCGCGGTGGACCGGTTCGGCGGTGTCGACGTCCTCATCCACAACGCCGGCAACAACCGCTATGCGTCGCTGTCGGAGATGAGCTACGAAGATTTCGATGCCGTCCTCGACGTCCACCTGCGCGGCGCCTTCCACGTTGTGCGACCGGCATTTCCGCTGATGTGTGAAGCTGGCTACGGACGTGTGGTGCTGACGTCGTCGATCGGCGGGATCTACGGCAACAAGAGCGTCGCCAACTATGGTGCTGCCAAGGCCGGGATCATCGGACTCTCCAACGTGGCCGCCCTCGAGGGGTACGACCACGGGGTACGTTCGAACGTCATCATCCCGGCTGCCCTGACCCGGCTGGCCGAGGGACTCGACACGTCCGCCTACCCACCGATGGGCCCGGAGCTGACCGCACCGGCCGTCGGGTGGCTCGCGCACGAATCCTGTTCGATCACCGGGGAGATGCTGGTGTCGATCGCGGGGCGGGTGGCCCGCGCCTACATCTCCGAGACCGAAGGCGTGTACCAATCCGCGTGGTCCGTCGACGACGTCGGCGAACGTATCGAAGAAATCCGCGACACCACCAATTCTTGGCTTCTGCCGGTCGTCCCGGCTGGCCATGTCGATCACATCACGAAGAGTTTCGCACTAGCGACGGAGGGCAGCGCGCGTGTCAGTCAAGGTCTATGA
- a CDS encoding thiamine pyrophosphate-binding protein encodes MSVKVYERILDLFEAEGITTMFGIPDPNFVHLFHTAEERGWNVVAPHHEETAGFMAEAVSRMTGKAAVCIGTLGPGIANMAGAVMCAKVENSPVIFLGGQRARITEQRVRRGRIQFVQQSGLIEPSVKYSASIEYADQTDEIIREGLRKALSGTPGPVYIEYPSHVITEELDVPPALSPDRYRLVAQTAGQDKIDEAARMIRAAERPILLIGHGVHTSRAGASVKELADLMACPVIQTSGGTSYIEGLEDRTFPYGFSKAAVEAVVTSDLCLAIGTELGEPVHFGKGRHWVEGEAERSWLLIEQDPAAIGVNRPIDVPMVGDLRAVVPQLVDALQDSPRTPAPELARWISDDAAQLAELAETAPSGTTPVHPARLIVEATKDFAADGIMVRDGGATTIFGWTYSQAKPHDVMWNQNFGHLGTGLPYAVGAGVADGGKRPMMLITGDSSFQFHISELETAARLNLPLVCVVAVDYAWGLEVGVYKRTFGQGSLETGVHWSETTRLDKVAEGFGCYGEYVERDEDIAPAIKRAYASGKPGVIHVAVDPKANSEEMPSYDEFRTWYAEGQQ; translated from the coding sequence GTGTCAGTCAAGGTCTATGAACGAATTCTCGACCTCTTCGAGGCCGAGGGCATCACCACGATGTTCGGTATCCCGGATCCCAATTTCGTTCACCTCTTCCACACCGCGGAGGAGCGAGGTTGGAACGTCGTCGCTCCGCATCACGAGGAGACCGCGGGCTTCATGGCCGAGGCGGTGTCCCGGATGACCGGCAAGGCGGCCGTCTGTATCGGCACTCTCGGACCGGGTATCGCCAACATGGCCGGTGCGGTGATGTGTGCCAAGGTCGAGAACTCGCCTGTCATCTTTCTCGGAGGACAGCGGGCCCGGATCACCGAGCAGCGGGTCCGCCGCGGACGGATACAGTTCGTCCAGCAGTCGGGGCTGATCGAGCCCTCGGTGAAGTACAGCGCCAGTATCGAATACGCCGATCAGACCGATGAGATCATCCGAGAGGGCCTGCGTAAGGCGTTGTCGGGCACCCCGGGACCCGTGTACATCGAATACCCGTCGCACGTGATCACCGAAGAACTGGATGTCCCGCCCGCACTGTCGCCGGATCGGTACCGGCTGGTGGCACAGACGGCGGGTCAGGACAAGATCGATGAGGCGGCACGGATGATCCGTGCGGCCGAGCGTCCCATCCTCCTCATCGGGCATGGTGTGCACACTTCGCGCGCCGGCGCGTCGGTGAAGGAACTCGCAGACCTGATGGCCTGTCCGGTGATCCAGACCTCCGGCGGCACTTCCTATATCGAAGGACTCGAGGATCGCACCTTCCCGTACGGCTTCTCCAAGGCGGCCGTCGAGGCGGTCGTCACGTCCGACCTGTGCCTGGCCATCGGTACCGAGCTCGGCGAGCCCGTGCATTTCGGCAAGGGCAGGCACTGGGTCGAGGGAGAGGCCGAACGTAGCTGGCTGCTGATCGAGCAGGACCCGGCGGCGATCGGGGTCAATCGTCCGATCGACGTTCCGATGGTCGGAGATCTGCGTGCCGTGGTCCCCCAGCTCGTGGACGCACTGCAAGACTCGCCGCGCACACCGGCCCCGGAACTCGCGCGCTGGATCTCCGATGACGCAGCGCAACTGGCCGAGCTCGCCGAGACCGCACCTTCTGGCACCACGCCGGTTCATCCCGCTCGGTTGATCGTCGAGGCGACAAAAGACTTCGCCGCCGACGGGATCATGGTGCGCGACGGCGGTGCGACGACCATCTTTGGATGGACCTACTCGCAGGCCAAACCGCATGACGTGATGTGGAATCAGAACTTCGGCCATCTCGGCACCGGTCTGCCCTACGCTGTCGGGGCGGGCGTCGCCGACGGCGGCAAGCGGCCGATGATGCTGATCACCGGCGACTCGTCGTTCCAGTTCCACATCTCGGAACTGGAGACCGCGGCACGGTTGAACCTGCCACTCGTCTGTGTTGTCGCCGTCGACTACGCGTGGGGTCTCGAGGTCGGCGTCTACAAACGCACCTTCGGGCAGGGTTCTCTGGAAACGGGTGTGCACTGGAGCGAGACCACCCGTCTCGACAAGGTGGCCGAGGGATTCGGCTGCTACGGCGAATATGTCGAGCGGGACGAGGACATCGCTCCGGCCATCAAACGCGCGTATGCGAGTGGCAAGCCGGGAGTCATCCACGTGGCCGTCGATCCCAAGGCGAACTCGGAGGAGATGCCGAGCTACGACGAATTCCGCACCTGGTACGCCGAGGGCCAGCAGTAG
- a CDS encoding TauD/TfdA family dioxygenase, protein MPQARHLDQLLTPAPETEEVMEISFNPSNPNAAYLRSNEFWHIDGLLDEIAPKSSILTARVTSTEGGETEFASTYAAYDELSDSEKEQFARLRVVHTFDAVQRMTYTDPTPEQVADWATRTVREHPLVWEHDSGRRSLVLGATASHIAGMDVDEGKALLAELRDRITGPGKVCSHSWTEGDTVFWDNTGLMHRVREFDRDKPRIMHRITVAGEEKIK, encoded by the coding sequence CTGCCGCAAGCTCGGCACCTTGATCAACTTCTCACACCTGCCCCCGAGACGGAGGAGGTGATGGAGATCAGCTTCAACCCGTCCAATCCGAACGCCGCCTACCTTCGAAGCAACGAGTTCTGGCACATCGACGGCCTGCTCGACGAGATCGCGCCGAAGTCGTCGATCCTGACCGCGCGGGTGACCTCGACCGAGGGCGGGGAGACCGAGTTCGCCAGCACGTACGCGGCCTACGACGAGCTCTCCGACAGCGAGAAGGAGCAGTTTGCGCGGCTCCGGGTCGTGCACACCTTTGATGCGGTCCAGCGGATGACCTACACCGATCCGACCCCGGAGCAGGTGGCGGACTGGGCAACTCGCACCGTTCGTGAACACCCGTTGGTGTGGGAACACGATTCCGGCCGTCGGTCGTTGGTGCTCGGTGCGACGGCCTCCCATATCGCCGGCATGGACGTCGACGAGGGCAAGGCCCTGCTGGCGGAGCTGCGGGACCGCATCACCGGCCCGGGAAAGGTGTGCAGCCACAGCTGGACCGAAGGCGACACCGTCTTCTGGGACAACACCGGGTTGATGCACCGCGTCCGCGAGTTCGACCGCGACAAGCCACGGATCATGCACCGGATCACCGTCGCAGGCGAGGAGAAGATCAAATGA
- the fabG gene encoding 3-oxoacyl-ACP reductase FabG, producing the protein MSGRTAIVTGGASGIGGAISTRLASGNDQVAIFDVDGEAAETAARAIEDAGGKALGLAVDVTDRAQIDAGVEEVRVRLGRPTVLVNSAGATLATPFLEITRQSWDQALAINLTGTFDCCQSVLPDMLEEGWGRIVNISSSSVHSGSPGLAGYVTAKSGVVGLTKVLALEFGRRGITVNTIPPGFIDTPMLRRTVDSGMFDVDTQIGKTPVGRIGQPEDVAATCAFLVSEEAGYITGQIIGVNGGRNT; encoded by the coding sequence ATGAGTGGACGCACCGCAATCGTCACCGGTGGCGCCTCGGGAATCGGCGGAGCCATCAGCACTCGTCTCGCATCCGGCAACGACCAGGTCGCCATCTTCGATGTCGACGGCGAAGCCGCCGAAACAGCCGCGCGGGCGATCGAGGATGCCGGCGGGAAGGCGCTCGGTCTGGCGGTCGACGTGACCGACCGAGCGCAGATCGACGCGGGGGTCGAGGAGGTTCGGGTGCGGCTCGGCCGTCCGACCGTGCTGGTCAACAGTGCCGGCGCCACCCTGGCGACGCCCTTCCTCGAGATCACCCGCCAGAGCTGGGATCAGGCACTCGCGATCAACCTCACCGGAACCTTCGACTGCTGCCAGTCGGTGCTCCCGGACATGCTCGAGGAGGGCTGGGGCCGAATCGTGAACATCTCCTCGTCGAGCGTGCACAGCGGGTCGCCCGGCTTGGCCGGCTACGTGACCGCGAAGTCCGGTGTCGTGGGACTGACAAAGGTTCTCGCGCTCGAGTTCGGTCGTCGCGGCATCACCGTCAATACGATCCCACCGGGCTTCATCGATACCCCCATGCTGCGCAGAACCGTCGATTCCGGCATGTTCGACGTGGACACCCAGATCGGCAAGACACCGGTCGGACGGATCGGTCAGCCCGAGGACGTCGCTGCGACCTGTGCATTCCTCGTCAGCGAGGAGGCCGGCTACATCACCGGCCAGATCATCGGGGTCAACGGCGGGCGCAACACATGA
- a CDS encoding carboxymuconolactone decarboxylase family protein: MTDRINPAQRAEWTPEMRDFVAGFRSSVKSVGPDHERQAGDNLLGTLARYPNLAMAFLSFNKHLLAGSALSARQRELLILRVAHLRHADYEWAQHVILADRAGVTADEIERVTDGPDAPGWASTDRALVASVDDLLDEGIIRDETWTALAENLAEQQLMDVVFTVGCYAMLAMALRSFGIQPEPGLVPFLPRDHAR; the protein is encoded by the coding sequence ATGACCGATCGGATCAATCCCGCGCAACGGGCCGAGTGGACGCCCGAGATGCGCGACTTCGTGGCCGGGTTCCGGTCGTCGGTCAAGAGCGTCGGTCCCGATCACGAGCGACAGGCAGGCGACAACCTGCTCGGCACCCTCGCGCGGTATCCCAACCTGGCGATGGCGTTCCTGTCCTTCAACAAACACCTACTCGCCGGTTCCGCGCTGTCGGCGCGGCAACGCGAATTGCTCATCCTGCGAGTGGCACATCTGCGTCACGCCGACTACGAGTGGGCTCAGCATGTGATCCTCGCCGACCGCGCGGGAGTCACTGCCGACGAGATCGAGCGCGTCACCGACGGTCCGGACGCGCCAGGGTGGGCCTCGACGGACCGGGCTCTGGTGGCGTCGGTCGACGACCTGTTGGACGAGGGGATCATTCGCGACGAGACGTGGACTGCGCTCGCGGAGAACCTCGCCGAGCAGCAGCTCATGGATGTGGTGTTCACCGTCGGTTGCTACGCCATGCTGGCGATGGCGTTGCGGTCGTTCGGAATCCAGCCGGAGCCCGGTCTGGTGCCGTTCTTGCCGAGAGATCACGCCCGGTAG
- a CDS encoding enoyl-CoA hydratase-related protein, whose amino-acid sequence MTGTLGDAVLFDVDDEIAIITLNRPEKRNCLSRDVREGLADAWDRFENSRELRVAVLTGAGETFCAGGDLKEMVATGMGVPPRDMFALPYDTVELTKPTVAAVDGVAFAGGWMLAQACDLCVASTRARFAVTEVKVGRSSPWAAPLIHMIPQRIMMEILLTGNPISAQRAYEVGLVNRVSAPDDLLDTALELAREISVGAPLSVRAARDTVMLATEMGRSAALQAARAASEACYRSGDAQEGPAAFAEKRTPRWQGR is encoded by the coding sequence GTGACAGGCACGCTCGGCGACGCCGTCCTGTTCGACGTCGACGACGAGATCGCGATCATCACGCTGAACAGGCCCGAGAAGCGGAACTGCCTGTCTCGAGACGTCCGCGAGGGGCTCGCCGACGCGTGGGATCGATTCGAGAACTCCCGAGAACTGCGTGTCGCCGTTCTCACGGGCGCGGGGGAGACCTTCTGTGCCGGAGGAGATCTCAAGGAGATGGTGGCAACGGGAATGGGGGTGCCACCCCGGGACATGTTCGCGTTGCCCTACGACACCGTGGAGTTGACCAAGCCGACGGTGGCCGCGGTCGACGGAGTCGCGTTCGCCGGCGGGTGGATGCTCGCGCAGGCCTGTGATCTGTGCGTGGCCAGCACGCGGGCGAGGTTTGCCGTGACCGAGGTGAAGGTCGGCAGGAGTTCCCCGTGGGCGGCGCCGCTGATCCACATGATCCCGCAACGGATCATGATGGAGATACTGCTCACCGGCAATCCGATCTCCGCCCAACGAGCGTACGAGGTCGGGTTGGTCAACCGGGTCAGTGCGCCGGATGACCTGTTGGACACGGCCTTGGAACTCGCGCGAGAGATATCGGTGGGCGCACCCCTCTCGGTCCGGGCGGCGCGTGACACGGTCATGCTCGCGACGGAGATGGGCCGATCGGCCGCATTGCAGGCGGCGCGAGCGGCCTCGGAGGCCTGTTACCGCAGCGGCGATGCCCAAGAGGGGCCCGCCGCGTTCGCCGAGAAACGAACCCCTCGATGGCAGGGACGCTGA
- a CDS encoding acetyl-CoA hydrolase/transferase C-terminal domain-containing protein, which yields MTVVSHAQDIDLARLLRPGDSIVVGQACGEPSTLLEGLIAQGAHIGDLSAFVATSFSGIFDPKSAAAVWLSSMGAIGSLRSMSKANAVDIIPCHVSQVAPMITAGDLPCDVAFVQVSPADANGDHSFGLISDYVQAAVARARIVVAEVNDHVPFTLGALLPASQIDHAIEVSRPPVQVPPATIGETDRAIAAYSTSYIDDGAVIQMGVGAVPDAMLQMLVDRRDLGVHSGMVGDGLVDLVEAGAVTNARKRIDRGVTITGALIGTSRLYDFAHRNPEVRMCATSYTHDAGVLSQLDNLVTINSAIEVDLTGQVNAEQSGAAYLGGTGGQVDFVRAGARSPGGRAIMALPATAKGGTVSRITAQLSGPVTTARSEVDVVITEFGAAELRGQNIAERARRLIAIAHPDFQEDLARAAHPIQQRRF from the coding sequence GTGACGGTCGTGAGCCACGCGCAGGACATCGATTTGGCACGCCTGCTGCGACCGGGTGACAGCATCGTCGTCGGCCAGGCGTGCGGTGAACCGTCCACCCTGCTCGAGGGGCTGATCGCGCAAGGGGCTCACATCGGTGACCTCTCCGCATTTGTCGCGACGAGCTTCTCGGGTATCTTCGACCCGAAATCCGCTGCAGCGGTGTGGCTGTCGAGTATGGGTGCCATCGGTTCCTTGCGTTCGATGAGCAAGGCCAACGCCGTCGACATCATCCCGTGCCACGTCAGCCAGGTTGCCCCGATGATCACCGCGGGAGACCTGCCGTGTGATGTGGCATTCGTCCAGGTGAGTCCGGCAGATGCGAACGGAGACCACAGTTTCGGTCTGATCAGCGACTACGTCCAGGCTGCGGTCGCCCGAGCGCGGATCGTGGTCGCGGAGGTCAACGATCACGTTCCTTTCACACTCGGTGCACTCCTCCCGGCGTCGCAGATCGATCACGCGATCGAGGTCTCGCGCCCACCGGTTCAGGTCCCTCCGGCGACGATCGGCGAGACCGATCGTGCGATCGCCGCATACTCCACCTCCTACATCGACGACGGTGCTGTGATCCAGATGGGCGTCGGGGCCGTCCCGGATGCGATGCTGCAGATGCTCGTCGACCGTCGAGATCTCGGCGTGCACTCCGGGATGGTCGGTGACGGGTTGGTCGATCTCGTCGAGGCAGGCGCGGTCACCAACGCACGCAAGCGGATCGATCGAGGCGTGACGATCACCGGTGCTCTGATCGGGACGTCTCGCCTCTACGATTTCGCCCACCGGAACCCGGAGGTCCGGATGTGTGCGACGTCGTACACACACGACGCCGGGGTGTTGTCCCAACTCGACAACCTCGTGACCATCAACTCGGCCATCGAGGTGGACCTCACCGGGCAGGTGAATGCCGAGCAGAGCGGAGCGGCCTACCTCGGCGGCACCGGTGGTCAGGTCGATTTCGTTCGCGCCGGGGCGAGATCTCCTGGCGGCCGGGCGATCATGGCCCTGCCCGCGACCGCGAAAGGTGGGACCGTCAGCCGCATCACCGCGCAGTTGTCGGGGCCGGTGACGACGGCTCGCAGCGAGGTCGACGTGGTGATCACCGAATTCGGGGCGGCCGAACTCCGCGGACAGAACATCGCCGAACGCGCCAGGCGTCTGATCGCGATAGCGCATCCGGACTTCCAGGAAGACCTGGCCAGGGCCGCCCACCCGATCCAACAACGGAGGTTCTAG